In a genomic window of Bradyrhizobium ontarionense:
- the flgF gene encoding flagellar basal-body rod protein FlgF, with amino-acid sequence MENALLIGLSRQMVLERQLDVVANNVANVNTNGFKADQQLFEEYLSSGAHEDNFPGAARKVSYVQDRGTYRDFSQGSMQHTGNALDVAVAGDGFLAVQTAAGERYTRDGNLHMNNLGQLVTTAGDPVLGTSGPIVFQPTDHDINISPDGTVTVVEGVNRVDSIRGKLRLVGFADPQQAQKQGNNLYAAAGGVTPQPDIKSTIQQGYIEKSNVSAVGEMSKMVEVMRAYTQVANMLQVQSDLRKNAIEKLADVPA; translated from the coding sequence ATCGGATTGTCGCGGCAGATGGTGCTGGAGCGGCAACTCGACGTCGTTGCCAACAACGTTGCCAACGTCAATACCAACGGCTTCAAGGCCGACCAGCAGCTGTTCGAGGAGTATCTCTCCTCCGGCGCGCATGAGGACAATTTTCCGGGCGCCGCCCGCAAGGTCTCGTATGTGCAGGACCGCGGCACCTATCGCGACTTTTCGCAGGGCTCGATGCAGCATACCGGCAACGCGCTGGACGTCGCCGTCGCCGGCGACGGCTTCCTGGCCGTGCAGACCGCTGCCGGCGAGCGCTACACCCGCGACGGCAACCTGCACATGAACAATCTCGGCCAGCTGGTCACGACCGCAGGTGACCCGGTGCTCGGCACCAGCGGCCCGATCGTATTCCAGCCGACCGACCACGACATCAACATTTCCCCGGACGGCACCGTCACCGTGGTCGAGGGCGTCAATCGCGTCGATTCGATTCGCGGCAAGCTCCGCCTCGTCGGCTTCGCCGATCCGCAACAGGCGCAGAAGCAGGGCAACAACCTCTATGCGGCGGCCGGCGGCGTCACGCCGCAGCCGGATATCAAGTCGACCATCCAGCAGGGCTACATCGAGAAGTCGAACGTGAGTGCGGTCGGCGAGATGAGCAAGATGGTCGAAGTGATGCGTGCCTACACCCAGGTCGCCAACATGCTGCAGGTCCAAAGCGACCTGCGCAAGAACGCGATCGAGAAACTCGCCGACGTTCCGGCCTGA
- a CDS encoding 2-keto-4-pentenoate hydratase, with translation MGADEVFAAAQLIAHARTQRTPLGALPPQLQPQDEAAGYEIQREVHWLLAEQAADFAGYKIGCTSKVMQDYLGIPHPCAGGVFARGIHESGVALRTADFVRVGVECEIAVRLKHDLLPLDAPFTMDRVADAIGDCHAAIEIVDDRYVRWETLGAPTLIADDFFAAGCVLGPALPGAAVPDLAAVQGRAIINGTLVGEGAGTDVLGHPIHALAWLANHLAARGDGLEAGQLVLTGSLVKTVWLGAGDRVRMELDGLGVVEAAFV, from the coding sequence ATGGGAGCAGACGAAGTCTTCGCCGCTGCGCAACTGATTGCGCATGCCCGCACGCAGCGGACGCCCTTGGGCGCGCTGCCGCCTCAGCTTCAGCCGCAGGATGAAGCGGCCGGCTACGAGATCCAGCGCGAGGTCCATTGGCTGCTCGCCGAACAGGCCGCCGACTTCGCCGGCTACAAGATCGGTTGCACCAGCAAGGTGATGCAGGACTATCTTGGCATTCCGCATCCCTGTGCGGGCGGGGTGTTCGCGCGCGGCATTCACGAGTCGGGCGTGGCGCTGCGGACGGCCGACTTCGTCCGCGTGGGCGTCGAGTGTGAGATCGCCGTGCGGCTCAAGCACGACCTGCTGCCGCTGGATGCGCCGTTCACCATGGATCGTGTCGCCGACGCGATCGGCGATTGTCATGCGGCGATCGAGATCGTCGACGACCGCTATGTGCGATGGGAGACGCTGGGGGCGCCGACGCTCATCGCCGACGACTTCTTTGCCGCCGGCTGCGTCCTCGGCCCGGCGCTCCCAGGCGCTGCCGTACCGGACCTGGCCGCGGTGCAGGGCCGCGCCATCATCAACGGCACCTTGGTCGGTGAGGGCGCCGGTACCGACGTGCTCGGACATCCAATCCATGCGCTGGCTTGGCTTGCCAATCATCTCGCCGCCCGTGGTGACGGGCTCGAGGCCGGGCAGCTCGTCCTGACCGGCAGCCTGGTCAAGACCGTCTGGCTTGGGGCCGGCGACCGGGTGCGGATGGAGCTGGACGGGCTCGGCGTGGTCGAGGCGGCGTTCGTGTGA
- the flgA gene encoding flagellar basal body P-ring formation chaperone FlgA produces MMTRSARPLLLAAALLASTAMSAMAGEADDQIKAPVLRSTVSVSGDIVRVGDLIENAGAAANVAVYRAPDLGTTGVLPAAQVIATLRSHQVIGVEVRDIKEVAVTRLARAIDAKEVGTAVAQALEHRNGLGDAASLSISFDQSVQDLKFDAAISGTLAPTAVRFDPRSGRFDVTLELGYANGTTPVRLRYTGTAIETVDVSVLTRNIERNELIRSGDLQTERRSRAELGGAEPASRELAVGMQMRRAIRAGQALKTTDLSKPDLVQRDQAVTLIYQTAGIYLTTRGKALESGTEGDVVSVLNLQSKRTVSGRVTGRGQVTVDTVGGAKPQQTSEAEIAAPVAVASRLPASATTKAE; encoded by the coding sequence ATGATGACCCGCTCCGCCCGCCCACTGCTTCTGGCCGCCGCCCTGCTCGCCTCGACCGCCATGTCGGCGATGGCCGGCGAGGCCGACGACCAGATCAAGGCCCCCGTGCTGCGCTCAACCGTCAGCGTCAGCGGCGACATCGTCCGCGTCGGCGACCTGATCGAGAATGCCGGCGCGGCGGCCAACGTCGCCGTCTACCGCGCGCCCGATCTCGGCACAACCGGCGTGCTGCCGGCCGCGCAGGTGATCGCGACCTTGCGCAGTCACCAGGTCATCGGCGTCGAAGTCCGCGACATCAAGGAGGTCGCGGTGACCCGGCTCGCCCGCGCGATCGACGCCAAGGAGGTCGGCACCGCGGTGGCCCAGGCGCTCGAGCATCGCAACGGGCTCGGCGACGCCGCCAGCCTCAGCATCAGCTTCGACCAGTCGGTGCAGGATCTGAAATTCGACGCGGCCATCAGCGGCACGCTCGCCCCGACAGCGGTGCGCTTCGATCCGCGCAGCGGCCGCTTCGACGTCACCCTCGAGCTCGGCTATGCCAACGGCACGACCCCGGTCCGGCTGCGCTACACGGGCACGGCGATCGAGACGGTCGACGTATCGGTCCTGACCCGCAACATCGAGCGCAACGAGCTGATCCGCTCCGGAGACCTGCAGACCGAGCGGCGGTCGCGCGCCGAGCTCGGCGGCGCCGAGCCCGCCTCGCGCGAGCTCGCGGTCGGCATGCAGATGCGCCGCGCGATCCGTGCCGGCCAGGCGCTGAAGACCACCGACCTGAGCAAGCCCGACCTCGTGCAGCGCGACCAGGCCGTCACGCTCATCTACCAGACCGCGGGCATCTATCTCACGACGCGCGGCAAGGCGCTGGAATCGGGCACCGAGGGCGACGTCGTCAGCGTGCTCAACCTGCAGTCCAAGCGCACGGTCAGCGGCCGCGTCACCGGGCGCGGCCAGGTCACGGTCGACACCGTGGGCGGCGCCAAACCTCAGCAGACCTCGGAGGCGGAGATCGCAGCCCCCGTCGCCGTCGCCAGCCGCCTGCCCGCCTCCGCCACCACGAAAGCCGAGTAA
- the flgH gene encoding flagellar basal body L-ring protein FlgH gives MSMFKFDAQTSSGLRRAALVSVSFAVLSFAGGCSSIDRLSQIGEKPKLTEIDNPTTQPGYKPVQMPMPKPETVSYAPNSLWRNGSRAFFKDQRAHQVGDLLTVTVSISDKANIANETQRSRTNKEDSGITDFVGSKTLGATGKNILPGRILTADGTSSSDGKGTIQRSESLTTSVAAVVTQVLPNGNLVVEGKQEIRVNYEVRELIVAGIVRPEDIQSDNTIDSTKIAQARISYGGRGQITDVQQPRYGQQVMDILLPF, from the coding sequence ATGTCGATGTTCAAGTTTGATGCGCAGACCTCTTCCGGCTTGCGGCGGGCCGCATTGGTCTCGGTATCCTTCGCCGTGCTGAGCTTCGCAGGCGGCTGCTCCTCGATCGACCGGCTGTCGCAGATCGGCGAGAAACCGAAGCTGACGGAGATCGACAACCCGACCACGCAGCCGGGCTACAAGCCGGTGCAGATGCCGATGCCCAAGCCCGAGACGGTGTCGTATGCTCCGAACTCGCTGTGGCGCAACGGCTCGCGCGCCTTCTTCAAGGACCAGCGCGCGCATCAGGTCGGCGACCTCCTGACCGTCACGGTCAGCATCTCCGACAAGGCCAACATCGCCAACGAGACCCAGCGCAGCCGCACCAACAAGGAAGACTCAGGGATCACCGATTTCGTCGGCTCGAAGACGCTCGGCGCCACCGGCAAGAATATTCTGCCCGGCCGCATCCTGACCGCCGACGGCACCTCGTCCTCCGACGGCAAGGGCACCATCCAGCGCTCGGAGTCCTTGACCACCAGCGTCGCCGCGGTCGTGACCCAGGTGCTGCCGAACGGCAATCTGGTCGTCGAGGGCAAGCAGGAGATCCGGGTCAATTACGAGGTCCGTGAGCTGATCGTGGCCGGCATCGTGCGGCCCGAGGACATCCAGAGCGACAACACGATCGACTCGACCAAGATCGCCCAGGCCCGCATCTCCTATGGCGGCCGCGGCCAGATCACGGACGTACAGCAGCCGCGCTACGGCCAGCAGGTGATGGACATCCTGCTGCCGTTCTGA
- the flgG gene encoding flagellar basal-body rod protein FlgG — MQALHTAATGMAAQELNVQVISNNIANLRTTGFKKQTAAFQDLIYEHVRRVGAQSSDQGTILPVGVDIGGGVKTVGTPRSMTQGTLSQTGNDLDLAITGEGFFKVLMPDGTFQYTRDGTFQMDNQGRIVTAQGNPVQPTITIPQNASGITVNAQGQISVTLPGSTTSNIIGQLQVTRFINKAGLQPVGNNQFTDTPSSGAPQDGIANQDGLGSITQGSLEQANVDVVSEMSELIAAQRAYEMNAKVISAADQMLQSTTALFR; from the coding sequence ATGCAGGCGCTTCACACCGCGGCAACCGGAATGGCGGCACAGGAACTCAACGTTCAGGTGATCTCCAACAACATCGCCAACCTCCGCACGACCGGCTTCAAGAAGCAGACGGCGGCGTTCCAGGACCTGATCTACGAGCACGTACGCCGGGTCGGCGCGCAGTCCTCGGACCAGGGCACGATCCTGCCCGTGGGCGTCGACATCGGCGGCGGCGTCAAGACCGTCGGCACGCCACGCTCGATGACGCAAGGCACGCTGTCGCAGACCGGCAACGATCTCGACCTCGCGATCACGGGCGAGGGCTTCTTCAAGGTCCTGATGCCCGACGGCACCTTCCAGTACACCCGCGACGGCACCTTCCAGATGGACAATCAGGGCCGCATCGTCACGGCGCAAGGCAACCCGGTGCAGCCGACGATCACGATCCCGCAGAACGCGTCGGGCATCACGGTGAACGCGCAGGGCCAGATCTCGGTCACGCTGCCGGGCTCGACCACCTCGAACATCATCGGCCAGCTCCAGGTCACCCGCTTCATCAACAAGGCCGGCCTGCAGCCGGTCGGCAACAACCAGTTCACCGACACGCCCTCCTCCGGCGCGCCGCAGGATGGCATCGCCAACCAGGATGGTCTGGGCAGCATCACCCAAGGCAGCCTGGAGCAGGCCAATGTCGACGTCGTCAGCGAGATGAGCGAGCTGATCGCCGCCCAGCGCGCCTATGAGATGAACGCCAAGGTCATCTCCGCCGCCGACCAGATGCTGCAATCGACCACGGCGCTGTTCCGCTGA
- a CDS encoding SDR family oxidoreductase, protein MSDVLVTGGSGFIGAHTILQLLAAGHRIRTTLRSLDRRGEVLEMLRRGGATDTGPLSFHAADLTRDDGWAEAAAGCHYVLHIASPVPAHVPKDENELIVPAREGTLRVLRAARNAGARRVVVTSSFAAIGYGHAGRRRPFDETDWSRLDGPGVHPYTKSKTLAERAAWDFIAREGGALELATVNPVAVLGPVLGPDVSTSIAIVRALLSGRVPAAPRINFGLVDVRDVADLHLRAMTAPAAKGERFLAMAGPSVSLVEIAGVLRARLGVAGRRAPRHELPDWLARVLGLAVPQLRAVLPLLGRYCEANADKARRLLGWTPRSNEDAIVATAESLLELGVVKRKAD, encoded by the coding sequence ATGAGCGACGTTCTGGTCACCGGCGGCTCCGGCTTCATCGGGGCACATACGATCCTGCAGCTGCTGGCCGCCGGGCACCGCATCCGCACCACCTTGCGCAGTCTCGATCGCCGGGGCGAGGTGCTGGAGATGCTGAGGCGCGGCGGTGCGACCGACACCGGTCCTCTGTCGTTTCATGCTGCCGACCTGACCAGAGATGACGGCTGGGCGGAGGCCGCCGCCGGCTGCCACTACGTTCTCCACATCGCCTCGCCGGTGCCGGCTCACGTGCCGAAGGATGAGAACGAGCTGATCGTGCCGGCGCGCGAAGGCACGCTGCGGGTGCTGAGGGCCGCGCGCAACGCCGGCGCCAGACGCGTGGTGGTGACCTCGTCCTTTGCTGCGATCGGCTATGGCCATGCGGGGCGCCGCCGGCCGTTCGACGAGACCGACTGGAGCCGTCTCGACGGCCCGGGCGTGCACCCCTACACGAAGTCCAAGACCCTGGCCGAACGTGCCGCCTGGGATTTCATCGCCCGCGAGGGCGGCGCGCTGGAGCTTGCGACCGTCAATCCGGTCGCCGTGCTCGGCCCGGTGCTGGGGCCGGACGTCTCGACCTCGATCGCCATCGTCCGGGCGCTGCTGTCCGGGAGGGTTCCGGCCGCGCCGCGCATCAACTTCGGCCTGGTCGACGTGCGCGACGTCGCCGATCTGCACCTGCGGGCGATGACCGCGCCGGCGGCCAAAGGCGAGCGCTTCCTGGCCATGGCAGGCCCGAGCGTCTCGCTCGTGGAGATCGCGGGGGTCCTGCGCGCGCGGTTGGGCGTCGCCGGGCGGCGGGCGCCGCGGCACGAGCTGCCGGACTGGCTGGCGCGCGTGTTGGGATTGGCGGTGCCGCAGTTGCGTGCGGTGCTGCCGCTGCTGGGGCGGTATTGCGAGGCGAACGCCGACAAGGCGCGGCGCCTGCTCGGCTGGACGCCGCGCTCCAACGAGGACGCGATCGTCGCCACGGCTGAGAGCCTGCTCGAACTCGGTGTGGTGAAGCGCAAAGCGGATTGA